Proteins co-encoded in one bacterium genomic window:
- a CDS encoding ABC transporter substrate-binding protein: protein MKSRTAHDLRTTRWAWKLVVLVLVAALAGSGAPVRAQSSRDRFVLALSGGPDTLDPHGTAATLGFMVMKSLYDTLVEPDDEGKMVPALAESWSVSPDGITWTFKLRPDVRFHHGKTLDATDVKATLERILDPATRSPRRLQIGPIRSVEVVDPLTVRIVLEGRFAPILAALAEGWGAILPADLIARKHDFSTKPVGTGPFTLGEWQRDSFIRLTRFDGYWIKGQTKLREVFIRFVPERAVKVAGVLSGEFDAVDTIDPDDLPRVRAHPGVRIITQLTSLVNVVAVNNSRGPLRDVRVRRALWHAIDRRQVLKTAYGAESVPSSVFMDVTSPYWVDLGDPYPFDPERARRLLSEAGYGAGLTLDLVLPQPYQMHIEAGQLVQAMLAKVGVTARPRVVEWAFWLSRVFGGGEYDLTVIGHTGKLDPDGRLTGWGDPTRNYIRYDNQKVVDLILAGRLISNPEHRKRIYAEVLKIMTGDAMMVILGTTIRYVATGRTVREFRQVYAIDSYDFRKTTK from the coding sequence ATGAAGAGCCGAACCGCGCACGATCTGAGGACCACCCGGTGGGCGTGGAAGCTGGTCGTGTTGGTGCTGGTCGCCGCCCTGGCGGGCTCGGGCGCTCCGGTCAGGGCCCAGTCGTCCAGAGACCGCTTCGTGCTTGCGCTATCGGGCGGCCCGGACACGCTTGATCCCCACGGCACGGCGGCAACCCTAGGTTTCATGGTGATGAAGAGTCTCTACGACACGCTGGTAGAGCCCGACGACGAGGGCAAGATGGTCCCCGCCCTTGCCGAGTCCTGGAGCGTCTCCCCCGACGGCATCACCTGGACGTTCAAGCTGCGCCCGGACGTGCGGTTCCACCACGGCAAGACGCTCGATGCCACAGACGTCAAGGCGACGCTGGAGCGGATCCTCGATCCGGCAACACGGTCGCCACGGCGGCTCCAGATCGGGCCGATCCGCAGCGTGGAGGTTGTGGACCCACTGACCGTCAGGATAGTGTTGGAGGGGCGGTTTGCGCCGATTCTCGCCGCCCTCGCCGAGGGATGGGGGGCGATCCTGCCGGCGGATCTGATTGCCCGTAAGCACGACTTCAGCACCAAACCCGTCGGCACCGGCCCATTCACGCTGGGCGAGTGGCAGCGCGATTCATTCATCCGTCTGACCAGGTTCGACGGCTACTGGATCAAGGGCCAGACCAAGTTGCGAGAGGTGTTCATCCGATTCGTTCCGGAGCGGGCCGTGAAGGTCGCGGGGGTCCTGTCCGGCGAGTTCGATGCCGTGGACACGATCGATCCGGACGACCTGCCCCGTGTCCGTGCCCACCCCGGCGTCAGGATCATCACGCAACTCACCAGTCTCGTAAACGTGGTCGCAGTCAACAACAGCCGGGGACCGCTGCGTGACGTGCGCGTCCGTCGCGCGCTGTGGCACGCCATAGACCGCAGGCAGGTGCTCAAGACGGCCTACGGGGCCGAGTCGGTGCCGTCCTCTGTGTTCATGGATGTAACGAGTCCCTACTGGGTTGACCTGGGAGACCCGTATCCGTTTGATCCCGAGCGTGCGCGACGGCTGCTGTCGGAGGCCGGATATGGTGCCGGGCTCACCCTCGACCTCGTGCTGCCCCAGCCATATCAGATGCACATCGAGGCCGGACAGCTCGTCCAGGCCATGCTGGCGAAGGTCGGCGTCACGGCGCGGCCGCGCGTCGTGGAGTGGGCCTTCTGGCTCTCACGCGTCTTCGGCGGGGGCGAGTACGACCTCACCGTCATCGGCCACACCGGCAAGCTCGATCCGGATGGCCGCCTGACGGGTTGGGGGGATCCCACGAGGAACTACATACGGTATGATAACCAGAAGGTCGTTGATCTGATCCTCGCCGGCCGACTCATCTCCAATCCAGAGCACCGCAAGCGGATCTACGCCGAGGTCCTGAAGATAATGACCGGGGACGCGATGATGGTGATTCTGGGCACGACGATTCGGTACGTCGCGACCGGCAGGACCGTGCGGGAGTTCCGGCAGGTCTACGCAATCGACTCCTACGATTTCCGCAAGACCACGAAGTAG
- a CDS encoding sugar phosphate isomerase/epimerase family protein, with the protein MAPVGLGVSSFAAVRQLLQDVEAEINGMGVGVEVMCESPHAWPAPVPWHGDRLVCLHMPILGINMASTNPGIREESVRQVLVTVGEAARLGARGIVVHPGIPPYKEVLSYDRGLPYAVESLRRVVEAAEAAGVEVYLENMPAVSIADGVRPMAFSYGVPYEELRSIYEQVNHPSLRLCLDIGHAYLAGGNCLKAMLQDHDVVHVHVSDNHGWRDDHLAWGDGEITQVVDLARDLPESVQNIIVETASLESSRKSLERISKDLLSRRGQI; encoded by the coding sequence GTGGCACCAGTAGGGCTGGGGGTATCGAGCTTCGCCGCCGTAAGGCAGCTGCTGCAGGACGTCGAGGCAGAGATCAACGGCATGGGCGTCGGCGTGGAGGTGATGTGCGAATCCCCGCATGCCTGGCCGGCGCCGGTGCCGTGGCACGGCGACCGGCTGGTCTGCCTGCACATGCCGATCCTGGGGATCAACATGGCCAGCACGAACCCCGGCATCCGTGAGGAGTCGGTGCGACAGGTGCTGGTCACCGTCGGCGAAGCGGCGCGGCTGGGCGCCCGCGGGATCGTGGTGCATCCCGGCATCCCGCCGTACAAAGAGGTCCTCTCGTACGACCGTGGGCTTCCCTACGCCGTCGAGTCGCTGCGCCGGGTCGTCGAGGCGGCCGAGGCCGCAGGCGTCGAGGTGTACCTGGAGAACATGCCGGCAGTCTCCATTGCCGACGGCGTGCGGCCGATGGCCTTCTCATACGGCGTGCCCTACGAGGAGCTGCGCAGCATCTATGAACAGGTGAACCACCCATCGCTGCGCCTGTGCCTGGATATCGGCCACGCCTATCTGGCCGGCGGCAACTGTCTGAAGGCGATGCTGCAGGACCACGACGTGGTACACGTGCACGTAAGCGACAATCACGGATGGCGCGACGATCACCTCGCGTGGGGCGACGGTGAAATCACCCAGGTCGTGGACCTTGCCCGCGATCTGCCCGAATCAGTCCAGAACATCATCGTCGAGACCGCGTCTCTTGAGTCATCCCGAAAGTCACTTGAGCGTATCTCGAAGGATCTCCTGTCGAGGAGGGGACAGATATGA
- a CDS encoding P1 family peptidase: MPSLTDIPDIRVGHVTDPAGITGCTAVLCEAGAVASGEVRGAAPGTRETDLLHPGAFVQHAHAVLLAGGSAFGLAAADGVVRYLEERGIGFDAVVARVPIVPSAVIFDLAIGDPHARPDAAMGYEACVRATAEPVKEGSVGAGTGATVGKALGMDRAMKGGVGSWCVRLPGGPSVGALVVVNAYGDVVDEGTGEILAGARGPDGRFAGTSQVLRTGAPGMPFGGNTTLAVIVTTAALSKVQAWRLAVQGHAGLSRAIVPSHTLYDGDTVFVLATGRHEIDAGQSQELIQIGEAAAVTVAEAVRRAVRAARGLGGIPGRADLAGCG; the protein is encoded by the coding sequence TTGCCTTCGCTAACCGATATCCCCGACATCCGCGTAGGCCATGTTACCGACCCGGCGGGCATAACCGGCTGCACGGCCGTGCTCTGCGAGGCGGGAGCCGTCGCAAGCGGTGAGGTGCGCGGAGCAGCGCCGGGTACGCGCGAGACCGATCTGCTGCACCCCGGAGCCTTCGTCCAACACGCCCACGCAGTGCTTCTGGCAGGCGGGAGCGCCTTTGGCCTGGCCGCGGCCGACGGTGTGGTGAGGTATCTCGAAGAGCGCGGGATCGGGTTCGATGCCGTGGTGGCGCGGGTTCCGATAGTGCCGTCCGCCGTGATCTTCGATCTCGCCATCGGCGATCCGCACGCGCGCCCCGACGCCGCCATGGGATACGAAGCCTGCGTGCGGGCCACGGCAGAGCCGGTGAAGGAAGGTAGCGTGGGCGCCGGTACCGGCGCGACCGTGGGCAAGGCGCTGGGCATGGATCGCGCTATGAAGGGCGGCGTCGGGTCCTGGTGCGTTCGCCTGCCCGGCGGTCCGTCCGTCGGCGCACTGGTGGTGGTTAACGCTTACGGCGACGTGGTGGACGAAGGCACGGGCGAGATCCTGGCAGGCGCCCGGGGGCCGGACGGGCGGTTTGCGGGCACGTCGCAGGTGTTGCGGACAGGCGCACCCGGCATGCCGTTCGGCGGGAACACCACGTTGGCCGTCATTGTTACCACCGCGGCTCTGTCCAAGGTTCAGGCCTGGCGTCTGGCAGTTCAGGGGCACGCGGGGCTCTCACGCGCGATCGTCCCCTCACACACGCTCTACGATGGAGATACGGTGTTCGTCCTGGCGACGGGTCGGCATGAGATCGACGCGGGGCAATCCCAGGAGCTGATCCAAATCGGGGAAGCGGCGGCCGTGACGGTCGCCGAAGCTGTGCGCCGAGCCGTCCGTGCGGCAAGGGGTCTCGGCGGAATACCGGGCCGCGCCGATCTGGCCGGTTGCGGTTGA
- a CDS encoding lactate utilization protein, with protein sequence MNRPVPPGDRPVADPTALFIERAEQVGISVITVGTYDEAVERAVALCRERHVARAALWDTPEMAPIQGRLLAEGVEILDPRGSFETLAQAEIGITGAEWGVAETGSLVLAAGPGKPQAASLLAPLHLAVLRSERIVPGLATLLERCGPLPSALVLITGPSRSADIGLVPVLGAHGPTAVTVLLVAE encoded by the coding sequence ATGAACCGACCGGTTCCCCCAGGCGATCGGCCCGTAGCCGATCCGACAGCGCTCTTCATCGAGCGGGCCGAGCAGGTGGGTATCTCCGTCATCACCGTCGGCACCTACGATGAGGCGGTTGAGAGGGCGGTCGCGTTGTGCAGGGAGCGACACGTTGCACGCGCCGCGCTGTGGGACACCCCAGAGATGGCACCGATTCAGGGTCGGCTGCTCGCGGAGGGTGTGGAGATCCTCGACCCGCGGGGATCCTTTGAGACGCTCGCTCAGGCCGAGATCGGGATCACCGGGGCAGAGTGGGGCGTGGCTGAAACCGGGTCGCTGGTCCTGGCCGCCGGCCCAGGCAAGCCGCAGGCGGCATCCCTGCTGGCGCCTCTACACCTGGCGGTGCTGCGGTCCGAGCGCATCGTGCCGGGCCTGGCGACACTCCTGGAGCGGTGCGGTCCTCTACCGTCGGCGCTGGTTCTCATCACCGGGCCCAGCCGCAGCGCTGACATCGGGTTGGTGCCGGTGTTGGGCGCGCACGGGCCTACCGCCGTTACCGTCCTCCTCGTCGCCGAGTAG
- a CDS encoding LutB/LldF family L-lactate oxidation iron-sulfur protein, with product MMDHPTRIDLIRNIERALRDESLQRQMGKAMPASRRARADAAAELPEWESLRSTAAGIKDHVLANLEKYLRQLESQVSALGGTVHWASDAAEARAIITDLARSRGVRRIVKSKSMTTEEIFLNPALEAAGASVVETDLGEYVVQLAGERPSHLIAPVVHKPTEEIADLFVKKLGVPRYERPEELARVAREVLRAEFLAAEMGITGVNFAIAESGTLVIVENEGNARLTTTRPRIHMAVMGVEKVLPHLADLSVFLRILARSGTGQRSSVYVSLLTGPRRAGETDGPEELHLIILDNGRRRLLADPDLRGALRCIRCGACQNECPVYQHAGGHAYGSVYAGPIGAVLTPAYEGLERARDLPFASTLCRACADVCPVKIDLPGMLVELRARAVRTGLVSWRDRMLLGAWTFFTGSPARFMLAGSLGRLAQRLVARGGKIERLPYPLSGWTAHRAAPVLASTPFRTWWKSRQGEGR from the coding sequence ATGATGGACCATCCGACCCGGATTGACCTGATCCGCAACATCGAGCGGGCGCTGCGGGACGAGTCACTGCAGCGCCAGATGGGGAAGGCCATGCCGGCGTCCCGCAGGGCGCGGGCCGACGCCGCGGCCGAACTGCCCGAGTGGGAGTCGCTGCGCAGCACCGCGGCCGGGATCAAGGATCACGTGCTGGCAAACTTGGAGAAGTACCTGCGGCAGCTCGAATCGCAGGTCTCCGCGCTTGGCGGCACGGTTCACTGGGCTTCCGATGCCGCGGAAGCGCGCGCGATCATTACCGATCTGGCCCGCTCACGGGGCGTGCGCCGCATCGTCAAGAGCAAGTCCATGACCACCGAGGAGATCTTCCTCAATCCGGCGCTGGAAGCAGCCGGCGCCAGTGTGGTCGAGACCGATCTGGGCGAGTACGTGGTACAGCTTGCCGGCGAGAGGCCCAGCCACCTCATAGCACCCGTAGTGCACAAGCCCACCGAGGAGATCGCAGACCTCTTCGTCAAGAAGCTGGGCGTGCCGCGCTACGAGCGGCCGGAGGAGCTGGCGCGCGTGGCGCGGGAGGTGCTGCGCGCGGAGTTCCTGGCGGCCGAGATGGGGATCACCGGGGTCAACTTCGCCATCGCGGAGAGCGGCACGCTGGTGATCGTGGAGAACGAGGGCAACGCCCGGCTCACGACCACCCGGCCGCGCATCCACATGGCGGTGATGGGGGTCGAGAAGGTCCTGCCTCATCTGGCAGACCTGAGCGTCTTCCTCCGGATACTCGCCCGCAGTGGCACCGGGCAGCGCTCAAGCGTCTACGTGTCGCTGCTGACCGGGCCGCGGCGGGCCGGTGAGACCGACGGTCCTGAGGAGCTGCACCTGATCATCCTGGACAACGGCCGAAGGCGCCTGCTGGCCGACCCCGATCTGCGCGGGGCGCTGCGGTGCATCCGGTGCGGCGCATGCCAGAACGAGTGCCCGGTATACCAGCATGCGGGCGGGCACGCCTACGGGTCGGTCTATGCCGGCCCGATCGGCGCCGTGCTGACCCCGGCCTACGAGGGGTTGGAGCGGGCCCGCGATCTGCCATTCGCGTCCACGCTGTGCCGGGCGTGCGCCGATGTCTGCCCTGTGAAGATTGATCTGCCCGGGATGCTGGTCGAGCTGCGGGCGCGGGCCGTGCGCACCGGGCTTGTGTCCTGGCGGGACAGGATGCTCTTGGGCGCGTGGACTTTCTTCACGGGCAGTCCCGCGCGGTTCATGTTGGCAGGAAGCCTGGGACGGCTCGCACAGCGGCTGGTGGCGCGCGGCGGCAAGATCGAACGCCTGCCGTATCCGCTGTCGGGGTGGACAGCGCACCGCGCCGCACCGGTCCTGGCCTCGACGCCCTTCCGCACGTGGTGGAAGTCGCGGCAGGGTGAAGGGCGATGA
- a CDS encoding (Fe-S)-binding protein: MKPVALFVTCLVDQLYPNVGEASVRVLERAGCTVAFFEEQTCCGQAAFNNGFQEEARVLARRFLDVFAHAPAIVAPSGSCADMVREWYPHLFRDTPALLNLARSIASRTYELSEYLVRVLGVTDLGARFPATVTYHPSCHGLRGLGLRDEPLGLLRAVRDLRLVELPAAEQCCGFGGFFSIKFAALSGAMLSAKLDTIEASGAEVVTATDVSCLMHISGGLSRRGSRVRALHLAEILAGS, encoded by the coding sequence GTGAAGCCGGTCGCGCTCTTCGTCACCTGTCTGGTTGACCAGCTCTATCCGAACGTGGGCGAGGCCTCGGTGCGCGTGCTGGAACGCGCCGGCTGCACCGTGGCGTTTTTCGAGGAACAGACCTGCTGCGGCCAGGCCGCGTTCAACAATGGGTTCCAGGAAGAGGCGCGCGTGCTGGCGCGGCGGTTCCTGGACGTCTTTGCGCACGCGCCGGCCATCGTCGCGCCGTCGGGTTCCTGCGCGGACATGGTGCGCGAGTGGTACCCGCACCTGTTTCGCGACACGCCGGCACTCCTGAATCTGGCGCGATCCATTGCCTCCCGCACCTACGAACTGAGCGAGTATCTCGTTCGCGTGCTGGGCGTTACCGACCTGGGCGCGCGCTTTCCCGCCACCGTTACCTACCACCCATCCTGCCACGGCCTGCGCGGGCTGGGATTGCGGGATGAGCCGCTCGGCCTGCTCCGGGCGGTTCGCGATCTGCGCCTGGTAGAGCTTCCTGCCGCCGAGCAGTGCTGCGGGTTCGGAGGGTTCTTCTCGATCAAGTTCGCGGCGCTCTCCGGCGCGATGCTCTCCGCCAAGCTCGACACCATCGAGGCCAGCGGCGCCGAGGTGGTCACCGCCACCGATGTGAGCTGCCTGATGCACATCTCCGGAGGGCTCTCCCGCCGTGGCAGCCGTGTGCGTGCGCTGCACCTGGCAGAGATCCTGGCGGGATCTTGA